In a single window of the Apteryx mantelli isolate bAptMan1 chromosome 11, bAptMan1.hap1, whole genome shotgun sequence genome:
- the LOC136993047 gene encoding olfactory receptor 6F1-like, producing the protein MLLSQQDVLKLGMGAGNETAVAEFILEGFSGLDQRLQLFLSLILLLMYLTTLTGNTMIIFLVCVDHRLQTPMYFFISNLAFLEIWFTSSTTIKLLVILSSGRRTISLKSCFAQSYFYVALGFTEFALLVVMSFDRYVAICQPLHYAAIMKQQLCTHLVVAAWVLGFTLLSYRLVLLSKLTFCGPNKIHHFFCDSSPLFKLSCSDTTLLWKADSIFISFVVLGSLCLIMVSYMCIFHCILHMPSASGRRKAFATCSSHLTALAIVYGSCIVLYARPSEGVSLETNTIVALLNTVLYPFLNPFIYSLRNKTVKLALEEALGRPKVWLFPRS; encoded by the coding sequence atgctcctgtctcagcaggacgtactgaaattgggcatgggagcaggaaatgaaactgcggttgctgagttcatcctggagggtttctcagggcttgatcaaaggctacagctgtttctctccctgatccttttACTCATGTATCTGACAACactgacagggaacacaatgatcattttccttgtgtgtgtggatcaccgcctgcaaacccccatgtactttttcatcagcaatctggcattcctggaaatctggttcacatcctccacaaccatcaaactgttggtgattctgagctctggaaggagaacaatctcattaaaGAGCTGCTTTGCCCAGTCCTATTTCTATGTTGCCCTCGGTTTTacagagttcgctctccttgttgtcatgtcctttgaccgctatgttgccatctgccaacctttgcattatgctgccatcatgaagcagcagctctgcacccacctggttgttgctgcgtgggtcctaggcttcacactcttgaGTTAccgcctggtcctcctctcaaagctgactttctgtggccccaacaagatccaccattttttttgtgacagctcccccttattcaaactgtcctgctctgacaccaccctgctttggaaagcagactccattttcatatcatttgtagtgctgggttccttatgtttaatcatggtgtcctacatgtgcattttccactgtattctgcacatgccatcagcatctgggaggaggaaagcttttgctacatgttcttcccatctcactgccttagccattgtctatggaagctgcattgttctctatgcacggccctcagaaggggtttccttggagaccaacacaattgtagctttgctgaacactgtcctgtacccgttcttaaaccccttcatctacagtctcagaaacaagactgtgaagctggccctggaggaagcccttggccgtccaaaggtttggcttttcccccggtcatga
- the LOC136993153 gene encoding olfactory receptor 14A16-like, giving the protein KPLHYGTLMGSRACVRMAAAAWASGFLHALLHTAHTFSIPLCQGNTVDQFFCEVPQILKLSCLDSYLREVGLLVVSLCLAFGCFIFIVLSYVQIFTAVLRIPSEQGRHKAFSMCLPHLAVVSLFISTGLFAYLKPPSISSPALDLVLAVLYSVVPPTLNPLI; this is encoded by the coding sequence aaacccctgcactatgggaccctcatgggcagcagagcttgtgtcagaatggcagcagctgcctgggccagtggttttctccatgctctcctgcacactgctcacacattttcaataccactctgccaaggcaacacagtggaccagttcttctgtgaagttccccagatcctcaagctctcctgcttggactcctacctcagggaagttgggcttctggtggttagtctttgtttagcctttgggtgtttcattttcattgtgctgtcctacgtgcagatcttcactgctgtgctgaggatcccctctgagcagggacgacacaaagccttttccatgtgcctcccgcacctggcagtggtctccctgtttatcagtaccggcttgtttgcctacctgaagcccccttccatctcctccccagctctggatctggtgctggctgttctgtactcagtggtgcctccaactttgaaccccctcatc